GCACGCCGACAAGATTTTCATATGAGATGATTTTAATGGACATATTGGGGAGACGGCTAGGGGCTATGATGATGTACATGGCGGGTTCGGTTTTGGGGTTAGGAATGAAAGTGGTTCTCCGTTGCTGGATTTTGCTAGAGCCTTTGATTTGGTGCTAGCTAACCCGTGCTTTCAGAAGAGGGAGGACCACTTGTTCACGTTCCGGAGCGCGGTAGCCAAGACTGAGATTGATTACTTACTCTGCAGAAAGAGGGATTGAGGTCTTTGCACTGATTGCAAGGTTATTCCGAGTGAGTCGCTTTCGACCCAACATAGGCTCTTGGTTATGAACTTGGAGATTAAGAGGGAAAAGAAGCAGAGAGCGGTGTTTGGTCAACCTAagatcaagtggggagccttgactgAGGACAAAGCTCAGGCATTGGGGGAGAAGTTGTTAGATATGGGGGCTTGGAGGAGTTGTAGGGATGCGAGTAGTATGTGGACCTCGACAACGAACTGCATTAGGGAAGCTGCTAGGGCGGTGTTAGGGGTCACGAAGGGTTTCTCCaggtggtggaatggagaggtctAAGGTAAAATAGAAACCAAGAAAGCGGCGTATATGAAGCTAGTAAAGAACGCCGATAGGGAGGAGAGGAGGACGCTTATGGAGTGTTATAAGAAGGCTAAGAAAGAGGCGAAGTTAGCAGTCACGGTGGCTAAGACCGCAACATTTGAACACTTGTATGCGGAACTTGGGGGCAGAGGTGGTGACAAAAGATTGTTCAAGTTAGCCAAGTTTCGAGAGAGGAAAGCTCGGGACCTAGACCGAGTGAGCTGAATCAAAGACGAGGATCACAAGGTATTGGTAGAAGAGGCGTGTGGGGGAGGGTGGTGGAGAAGAGGGTGAgaaggagtgtgtctatttcggAGAATCGGTTCGGTTTCATGCCGAAGCGTTTGACCACAGAAGCCATTTATTTGGTGAGGAGGTTGATGGAGCAGTATCGGGAGAGAAAGAGGGACCTGCATATAGTGTTCGTCGATTTAGAAAAAACTTACGATAAAGTCCCAAGGAAGGTTCTATGGAGATGTCTGGAGGTTAGTAGTGTTCTGAtagcatacattagggtgattaaggatattACGATGGAGCGAATACTCGGGTGAGGACTGTGGGAGGAGACTCGGACTATTTTCTTGTGATGATGGGGTTACATCAGGGTTCAgctcttagcccatttttatttgccCTGGCGATGGACGAGCTGACGCGCCACATTCAGGGGGAGGtgtcatggtgtatgttatttgcataTGACATAGTGCTAATCGATGAGACGCGCCGCGGGGTTAACAATTGGCCGGAGCTGTGGAGGCAGACCccggagtctaaaggtttcaagttgagtaggactaaaATTGAATACttagagtgcaagttcagcgtGGGGACGCATGAAACAGAAGTGGAGGTGAAGCttgattcacaagtcatccccaagagagataGTTTCAAATACCTTGGGTCTGTTATTCAAGGGAACGAGGAGATTGACAAGGATGTTATGCATCGTGTTGGAGCGGGGTGGATGAAATAGAGGCTTGCGTCTGGTGTTTTGTATGATAGGAATGTGCCACCGAgacttaagggcaagttctacAAAGTGATAGTAAggccgactatgttgtatggagctgagtgttggccagtcaagaaatttcatgtccagaagatgaaagtaacaGAGATGAGGATActaagatggatgtgtgggcataccagaAAGGACcgaattaggaatgaagttattaggaacaaggtgggtgtggcccctgtgGAAGACAAGTTGCGGGAGTCGAGGctaagatggttcgggcatgtgaagaggaaaCACACCGATGCCCCAGTGAGGAGATGCGAGAGGTTGACCGTAGAGGGTCAGAGGAGAGGTAGAGGGAGGCCTAGGAAGTACTGGGGAAAGGTGATTAGGCAGAACATGGCACtacttcagcttaccgaggacatgaccctcgatAGGGAGGTGTGGCGGTCGAGGATTAGGATTGTGGGTTAGTCGAGAGTCTCTTCTAGTCGTACTAGTAGTATTAGTATTAGTCTTGTATTCTCCTATTCCGAGTTCCTTGTTGATTAGACGATGTGGCATTATTGCCGGTAGTTTTCGTACTTCTCTTATAGCTTCGTATTCCTAGTTTCTCTGCTATTACATGCTGTGCTATTTGTTTCTACTATCTTATTTCCTTGTCATTGTTAATGTTTGCTTATTGTGTCCTTTTcacttttcttgagccgagggtctatcgaaaacagtctctcttCCTTCATAAGGTAGAGGTAAAgtttgcgtacacattaccctccccataccccacgtGTGGGATtgcactgggtttgttgttgttgttgttgtttgtgaaGTCTAGAGATCCTACCAAGTAACGTTGAGCCTTGTGGAATATCATTCAAGCCGTGCTTGAGCTCTTGGGTTTCTGGTCAATGCCGATCTGTGCTTGAGCTCCCTTATGGACATGTCTAGGCAAGCAAGTTTGTCGAAAGCTCAAATTGGCTCAGCTCTTTTACATTCCTAACCTCAATAATCATCCCTTGTTCTGCCAAATTTCTGATTTAAATTATTTGGCTAAGATTCTGTTATTTGACGGTCTAATCCACTTTTTATGTATGGTAAATGCGTTGATCCTTGTTTTTTTTATAAATGCACGCTGATGTGTATCTGGACCATGTGCGATGAATTTCCATGCCTTCATGTGTTTCtagatttttttgttttttgtaatgACTATTGTTGGATTTGTGAAAGATGCTTATTGTTTCAAAATTTTGTTATGTTTTCTGTTGTTTGCGAATTTTTGCAGGTTCGATCAGCTACTTTAGATACATGGCTTCCTGAACAAGTTGCATTTATTCAATGTAAGTTTTTTTATTAAACTCTTACAGTTTTGATGTTGATATCATACATAATTAGTAGCCTAAAACTGTTGATCTGATACATAAATAGCCCAATTGTACATAATCCCTTTTCTGATGCTGGTATAGCAATGGGAAACGAGAAGGCAAATAGTTATTGGGAAGCGGAGCTTCCTCCAAATTATGATAGAGCTGGTATTGAGAATTTCATCCGTGCAAAGTATGTCTTTACTAATCCCTGGCTTTAGCAATCATTTATCCTTTAATCTAGTATTTTGCAACTCATCTAAGGCAGTATCTGTGTTTTGCTTAGATATGAAGAGAAGAGGTGGATCCGTAAGAATGGGAAGGAAAAATCAGTTTCCAAGATTCAAGAAGAGTTGGCCACAGTGCAACGTCAACAACGTTGTGACAAAACTGGCCATGAGCATGCTACTAACTCCGGCGGTTCATCTAATGAGCAGATAAGCATACAACGCCCTAGCATAAAGCAAGATATACCTTCTGCTAGATTCAGTATACCTCTGCCTCCAAGAGCACCAGAGCAAGTACGTCAAACCTATGTTTCAAACTCTGAATCATATAGTTCAACTCATGAAAAAGTATCTTCGGATGTGGTTCCTCAGCAGACAAGTCAGAAGACACAACCAATTGCAGTCATTGAATCTGCAAAGCAGGTCGCAGAAGTTGCCTATCCTCCTAAAGTTGATATTGCTACTGATCTTTTCGACATGCTTTCTATGGATTCTCCAAATGACAATGGAGCAGAAGCTGCTTCTGTAGATGATAACTCGTGGACAGGTTTTCAATGTACGTTAAGTCACACTTTTGTAAGAACTGTCTTTTCTTTATCTTTACTTTCCTCTTTACCTTGGGGAGAGCATGGTCAATCCCAGTACAGACAAAAAACTTAGTTGATCTCCCCCCGATCTACCTAAATCTTGGTGGACAGGTTACACGAactttattttttctttcctctttagCTTGAGGGAGAGCATGGGTTCAAATCCCAATAGGGGCAAAAAAGTTAGGCCACCTTCTCCCATAAGCCTAAGCCTTGGTAGGAAAATGGGATAATTCATGTAGCAATTGGAATAGTAGAGGTACGTGCAAGTTAGCTAGGACACCGGCATTATAACCAaattggaaagaaaaaaaaaaaagcatggGCATTCTTTTGtctatttctttctattttagtATGATCCATAATTTTCCGTTCCCTCTACATCTACTTTTGAGTGAGGGTGAATGAACCCTCAGGTTGCGGGTTCAAGTCATCAAGGGAGCAAAGTAGGGAGCTCCTCCGAAGGGGTGAATGATAGTTTGAGAAAAGCAAAAACACTgtattgcagttgctatgtcaTTTGTTTAGCGCATTTTATTCTAATCGAACCTTGTAAACTTCTCAGCTGCTCAAGAAGCAATAGCAGCAGCGAAAACTGGTGTTGCAAAATCTGATCATCGGAAATCCCAATCTGCTTCTGCGGTAGAAGATTTATTCAAGGATTCaccatcattgtcatcatcaatTTCAACTTCTTCCTTGACCGAGAAGCTTCCAGAAGATGTCAAAAATGATATCATGAGCCTTTTTGACAAGGTATTATCCCTATTCAGAACTGGAGCTTTAAGTTGTTCTTGGTCTTTCTTATTATAGAAGGTGCAAGTAGCACACGTCGATGATAAAATAGAGGTCACTTGAAATGGTTTGTTTGGTCATGTCTTGCCTCGACCTCCAGATGCAACAGTATGTACTTACGAAAACATGGTGAGTGAAGGTGTTAAAAGGGGATGAGTTAGACCTAAAATTACATGGGAAGGAAATTGTCTCAAAAAACCTACAATCTCTTGGAATCCACGCAGGCCTAGCGAAAAATAAGGCATAATGGAAAAAAAAAGTTTCTATATTGGCGATACCTATTACTTGGGACTAAATTTTAATCACGGTAGTAtgttcactttaggtattatgttCTCTAGGAGTCTTTTAGTCGAGATTTATATGTCAAgagaaaatgtataaaatttctATCATCGTCATTATTGTACAATATGGGCCTAAGATGAACTTAATAGGGGTTGCATGgtcagtgaggattcatatagttaACCGTAACTTGCTCTGTTATTGAGGCATAATCTATATAGtcaaattccttttatttaaaaataattttgagtTTTCTGCAGTCCAATATGGTGTCACCATTTGCTATGCATCAGCAACAACTTTCCCAGCTAGCTCAACAACAGTCTCTTCTAATGGCTGCTGCCGCTGCTAGTGGCGCTTTAAAAATCCCTGGGGATGTTCAACAAGGACCAAATGGCTCCAATATAGTGAATCAAAGTTGGCCAAATGTAAGCTACCAGTTCCCTGGAATGACGATGCCAGCCAGTGGAAAGACTGAACTGGAGAAATATTTGCAGTTCAAAAATGCATGAATGTTGAGTTTTTTGTTGGAATATTGCTATAAACTCTGCTAAAACTGTTTTTCGTTGCTTGTAAACTAGGTGGGCACTGGGGGAGCAACACATTTAGCTGGAAACTCTGTGCCACTTTCAACATCGAGGTGCTTACTTCTTGTTCTATGTCATTTGCGGACTGTAGATTGGTCTCATAATAGCTAGATTTAGATGCAACAAGTTCTTTTCTTGAAggcataatctgaagtggaaaacCTGAGGATAGGTTCtgtctaatttttttaattttaaaagaaaaaaatagttgtTAATTAGACACAACCTATCCTCAGGTTTTTTACTTCAGATTACACCTTTTGTCCGCATAAAATGGACTGTAGCATAATAAACAAGTTAAACAATAATAACTATGCCTCAGTCCTAAACAAGTAGGGGTCGACTATGTGAGTCCTCACTGACCATGTCATCTATATTATGAGGATTTATCATAATTTGGCAAGTTTTACGCCAGTTGGCAGCCTACTGCAATTCTCCTCCTTTATCAGCAATGTGAGCAAGCTTACATAGACGGAGTTTAGTAAAAGAGTTAACCGACTCAAACGAATAAAATTAATCATCAACTGAAACAGGGCATCCCGTAGATCTATTAGATGGTCATATATGGTAATCTTTTccctttattttaaaattttgagaGATCATAGCAGCTAATTTAGTCAAACCATAACATGAAAGCTTCCTTGAGAAAGCACTGCATCCACTACAAATTTATGACAATTTGTCTCTCATGTTTTATTACGATTTACCGCGAAGAGAGAGATTTTTTTTCTAGATATCATCTATCAGCTTCTGAGACAAGACATGTGTTGAACTTCGAACTAGTAACTTTGATTACTAAATTTGAATATTTGTACATTGCTCAAAATGATTTTAGGAACCTGAGATATTCTCAtcattaataaaattatttgtcTTATAAAAAAAAAGGTTTTGGAAACTTGAAGATTTTGTAGCCACAACTATACTGGTGTGCAATCTGCTTTTGATAGCTAGTTCTACATTGGTTTGCCATCCAATTTTGATAGTTGAGTCTATACTATAACCAGGGGCAAATCTAGGCTTCATTTGAACCCATAACATTTAGCCTAGGCATGAATTTATGTGTAAAATATATTGGAATTGTTGAAAACATTGAACTATGAACCCAAAACTCAAACAAGGTGATGGATTATGTGGTTCGAACCCGAGTCCTGAACCCATAGAACCAAAATCCTGATCCATCTCTGACTGTAACATCTTGTAACCATTTCCCTTTTAAATACTCACTGTCTGATACACGATTATTAGAAAGGGAAGTTAGTTAGGAATTCAAAAAGTAGTTAGAGTTAGTTAGACTTGTTACAAGAGTTAGAGTTTGTTACAATAACTAACTTCAGTTAGTTGAAAGAATCTGTTGGCCGAAGGAATCTGTTAGAAGAGCTCTTGAATTTCATTCAATGTAATAGATATAAATACATTGTAGTACACAAATTACAaacatgaataataatacaattcCTATTCTActtcttctctcttcttcttccCTTCTTCTTCTCTGCACTCGTTTACTGTTGATTTCTCGAATCATTCCTGAATCAACTCTGTGATCCTCGAGTTAACTAAACTCCTGCAATCGCGTAACACTGTCAGAAAATCTGGACTGATATTTTTATATTTCCTCTTGTATATTGCAGTGTTTACCCAATGGGACAGAATTCTTCGGGCAATGGTACAGTCCCCTCTGTACCGAGCAGAGATGCAGCAACCACACTTTCATCAAGTTCTACACAATCAACAAAAGAATGCGATTTCTCGTCTTTGACTCAAGGCATGTTCTCGAAACGCTGAAATTTTTTTGAGGAATTATACTAGTTTTTGGATCATAGTATACAAATAGAGTTATTAACATGAAAGTAGCTATCGGAAATCTATGCGTTACTAGGAAATTATAGACTATTGTAAAGAAACAATATTCAGTTTTCTATGGATGAGTTGATTAATATTTGTAGGTAGAATAATTAGATGTTGAAATTGAATGGACTTTTGGTCCTTTCCCTTCTGACTACAGAAGCAAAGCTAGCCTATTAGGTGCGGTTCGGAGTAACTCAGTCACGTTTGCTTAAACATTGTATTTGTAGTAGGGAATTTATTAAaaacatataaatatttaattgtcaACCCAGTAACTAAGACAAGTTATGGGTTCCATGACAAATTtcaaaacttataaatttcaaaaccTACAAATTTTAAATCCAGGTTCCGCCTCTTGGGCgtgaaaataaaaaaaggaaattaAGTAAAGGACTCCAAAAATGAGGTAAGACCTTGGCAAGTGCGTTACAAATAGCTAGGGCATAAGTGTTTTGACTATTTCTTTGGAAAATCTCTCATTAAATATTTTCATTACTCGCCAATCTTCTCTAGTCATTTTTTATTAAACAACAAACTTCATGTGTATATATATTAACTTGTGTGAAAATTAACAATGAAAATCTTGCAAAATTTTTGAAATGGAGAACAAGTGATAATTCTATTTGTGCAAAAAGTATTACATGAGATATTTTACGTGGTCCTGGCTGTTGTAAGCACATAAAAAACATTTAATTTACCTATTTAAATAGAGGTGCTCAAACCATATGCACAGACCATTATGCGAGTGAAATATGTAATGGCATTCAAAGCAAGTACTTCCGCCACGGGCAGCgggaataaataaatatttttaggtgatactttgttaataatttttttttaggtGTTACTTTGTTAAAGTAATCGGTCTAACCTTTGATTCCTGTAATTAAGATTTTCTTTCTCGCTCCTTCTGTAATTTCTTTTGATTTCATCCATTCTTTTTTACTTTAAGAGTGGGGCATATAGCACCTTGTGTCTCTACTTTTAACTAAAGGCAAACAACCGACATTACAAGCCAATTGAAACCTCCCGACTTGTTTGAGCCGTAGCAAGCTAGAGAGCACATGAGTCGTAAATAGGCCACTCACTCCTTAATAATAACaactaacaacaacaataataataataataataataataataataataataataataataataataataattagatAATATTATATATCCATCCATatacaaaaatgaaaaaaaatagtaTTAAAGAAAAATCATTTGTTTTATAAAGTCTTCATTCCCGGGAAGACGAAAAAGCAGAGAGGGTCTACGACATGCTCATGATCACTTTGACTCCCTCCAAACTTGGATGCATTTCTGCCCCTCCTTTGCTGCAACAGATTTAAAATGGGGAATAGATGAAACTAATATTAGGTCAAAGAGGAGGAACTAAAACAGTTTGAGACTCTTTTCTGAAGGCTATCTACTGCTCTTCATACTTGAATATAGGTTCAAAAAAATTATGACTTCTTTACATGCAGAATCATGCTTAGAACtgcttttcttgagccgagagcCTATCAGAAACAGTCTTTCTACCGCCacaaagtaggggtaaggtctgcatacacattaccctccccaaactccacttgtgggaatacactgggtatgttgttgttgttgttgttctttacATGCAGAAACTTGTGGGAAACAACAGAGAAACCTTTACATATTCAAACAGGCATCGGTTTGACTAGACATTGATCTGCTAAAATGTTTGGATAGTTTGCACAGATAACACCAACAGCTTCCCTGGATACATAGCCAAATGCATTGAAGTGTAGCCAGTCCTGTTCCAGGACATCGAGCTGAAACCTGTAAAACAACATAATCTTTCATTTGTAGATTATGTGACGAGATTGTTGGGTTCACATATAACTTCAGCATCCAGGGCGATGGGGGCAGGGTCACGGTTAAAGGGCATTAACCAAAGTATCAAAATCATCATCAGATTGTCGTTGCAAACAACCTGTTTATAACACATTATTGCCAGCAATAAAATGGTGTAAAACTATAAGTGAAATAATTCTCCAGTGTAATAATTTATTACCTGAAGATAACCAGTTGTTAGGTACTTAACGTGATATTTCATGTGTCCCTTTTTGGTAttgaggttcggactttttttTTCTGTCGACTAAGGGAAATTTGACAAGTTTAGTCAGCATGAGACGAGCAAAGTTGAGGTCAGACGAAACGGGATTGTGGTGTCAAAATGCAAACAATTTAGATATCTAGGCTTATTGTTTCAAGGGAATGGAATGATATCATACTCAAAAAATAGATGATGTTACTCATAGGATTAAAATAGGATAGTTGAAATGGAGAAGTGTTACCGAGGAGTTATGTGATAGAAGGATACCTACCAAAGTGAAACGTAAGTTCTATAGAACATGTATAAGACCAGCAACGTTATATGATACTGAATGTTGGGCCGCTAAAGTCTAACATATCCACAAGATTAGTGTGAAGAGATGCGAATGCTAAGATGGACTTGTTCATAAGATTAAAAATGACCACATTCTCCAGAAGTTGCAGGCACCATGCATTGAGGATAAATTAAGAGAAAGTCGCTTGAGATGGTTTGGTCATGTCCTGCGTCGACCAGTCTGTAAGTGTGAAACTATGGTGAGTGAAGGTGTTAAACGGGGTCGGggtagacctaaaatcacatggAAAGAAGTTGTCTTGAACGACCTACAATCATTGGAATCAATACAAACTTAGCTAAAATATAACacaattgaagaaaaaaaattcatacaTGTGATATCTACTAGCTGGGAATAGCTTTTTGAGAACttctaatattattattattactatacaTTACTTGTTAATCTCTATAACTATGCATTGATAGCTTAAAAAATTTACACCACGTTAAAAAATATATTGGTAGTGTAAGTAaattgtatataacttaaatctttACCAAAAGAATTGTCCATTTGTTGCTTTTTGCTGGAACCAGGGGGTCtccttattattatattattactattatttatatacACATACCATTTCAGCACATAGTGTCGGCCCTTTTCTTGAAACAAAGGGCAAAATATAGGCCGATTCTATCATAATAGAACCATGCGAAAAGAGAAGCTCTGATCAGCTAGAAATTATCTTAAAAAGATGCAGAATTTTAATTGGTTAGTAAACAAAATCAGAAGAGTATGTCTTGCATACCTATGAGATGGTAGAACCAGCAGAACTTTTCCTTAATCCCATGAACAATTTCTTTCCTGGTTCAATTCGATAAAAAGTAACTACAAAACCAAACAACTACTGGTCAGGGTACGATGATAATGTCCCATGCACGAGTAGAAGGAAGTAGGAATATATCATCTTCAGATTGTTTTCTTAAAACTTAAGTGGTACTCCAATGAACTTGAACATGCAACTAACCTCCTTTAGCTTGAAAACTACTTATACTACAGTCAAACATCTCTATAACAGcctcgtttgttccgaatatttttggatgttatagcgaagtgttgttatagagaacatatattatatcaTAACATAAAAATTGATTCCGAAAAGCTTGGCTTTTATAGAGAAGTGTTATATagggatgttgttatagagaggtttgactgtactaCGATCAACTAATTCACTAATGGTCATCATAGATCAAAAGGATATTCTATCACTAATCTCAGTCAAAAAATGCATGCTGCATTAGCGGAAGGGATGCAACCGGCTATACCAAGTTTTGCTGGGACCAGCAGAGATTCTCCAGTTGGCACTCGACGTTCATGAGACAAGCAATGGTTCCGtgcctgcaaaaaaaaaaaaaaaaaaaaaaaaaaaaatatatatatatatatatatatatatatatatatatatatatatatataacattagTTTCCTCATCCTAAAAAGGAATAGCAAAAGAATAAAAGAACAACATCTTGAAGCATCCCTAGATAGTTTTAACCTAAAAGAGTTGAGCTTTGACACGTTTAGAAGAAGTTCAGAAAGAAGGGAGAAAATAAGTATCACAATTGAGACAGATATAGTTCAAAGTAGCATAAAAGTACTATGTATATAACTGTCTAAGCGCAATTTAACTGAAAACAGGAAAAGGTATGAACAGCTCTGTTTAGCTAGATTGCCTATAATAGTTGTCATTGTATCTTACTAAAGCAATCAGCCAAAAGTCGGTTATGACTGGTAATCACAGGCCTGCTTTTGCTCGAGGCACTTTCACAAGATTTAGCAAAGAAATGATTAAATACATTCTACTTGTCGACAAAAAATAAGTGACTCTTATTATACATAGTACAAAAGGATGGAGGCAGCATAAGCTGACTCTTAAAGAatccacaacaacaacaaaaaaaacctGTGTAATTCCACAAAGTAGGGTCtggggtagagtgtacgcagaccttacccttaccttgtgaaggtagagaggttgtttgaATCATTCCAACAAATATTGAGAAATGATTGTGGGAGTAAAAGAGAGTTAACTGGTAAAATCAAATGCCTTAAAAATTCTTACAAGAACGAAATTCTTCTTTGAGCACTCCATGCACATAATTCCACCAAAATCCAACAGCAGATATGCGTCGAATGATACAATACATCCACAATGGACCAACTGCGAAGATAAAAATATTACTGATAAGAAACTTTTCTCACAAAGCTTACAAGTATATATACTTATGAACAAAGACCTTTTATTCATAGGCAGtagtggcaaaatggttaaaagtaAAAAGTTAtacacccatattatccattaaaaaatgggttggataatgaacttttcaaaaacaggtcaaatatggataagaaccatattatctacttagaaaatggataaccaagtggataactaatgggtttaacttttacatttaaagcctcaaattgggggttcctcaagtgtGGGAGACTTGGAATTCcccccaaaagtgatcatattcaagaagccatgaataatatggatatccatattatccgtatccatattatccgcaagttaacccattttttatccgtattaaatatgagtcgggtcggataatttacaCGTTTTTTGCATTACCTGTTTTCGGCACGTCCATAtccgacccgcccgtttgccacctCTATTCATAGGCATAGCTAAGTTTCTATATGTAAAATTATGATTGATACCTTTTTCCACTCACCTTGCCACATGACTCACAATCTCTCCAGCCATCATCTCTTCTATGGAAAGTCTCGCAAAACCTATCGGCCTCAAATACAGAACTAGACGAAAAATAAGAACTAATCAAAAGGTAAATCACATTCATTAATAGCCTTATAAGCCTCAACATGTTACACCATATTAAGCTAAGTGAAGGGAGGGACTGATATCACTTCATCCAACTAAACAGAATTATGACACTCACAGTTTCCTGATTCGGAACTCGTCATGTCATTCATTTCTCCTTTAACCGCAGAGAGCAGTTAACATTCCATTCACCAAAAAATCAAGTTATATATTGACTTTTTTCGGCAGTCATTAGCAGTTAAAAAGAAATATATGAGAATACATTCTGACTTCATCTTTGGAAAATAAAGTCGTGCAGAAGCTCTTACTTGGAGGTCTTTCCGTATACAAGTCAAATCACCTAAGAGTGTTACTCGCCATAACCAACCACATAATTGATTAGTACTGATGTCAGTTTTAAGGCGAGTATCGACTTAAAACTGCCAAAAAATTTCAGAATGGAAATGCCAAAAAATTTCAGACCAGGCATTTTGAAATTGAATGGAAGATTAGATCAATTCCTAATAACCAGTCCAGAATACTTGCAACTTTTAGTCCACTTTATATCTTTTGGACAAGCAAGTTGCAACTAACAAAATGAATCCACattcataaaaatcaatatactAACTGTACAAACAACTTACCCACGCACAGAGTGCTCTCAGCTAGTGCTTGGCATGGGGAGAGTGGGTGTacaccaaaaatatcaaat
The DNA window shown above is from Nicotiana tomentosiformis chromosome 8, ASM39032v3, whole genome shotgun sequence and carries:
- the LOC104088035 gene encoding ADP-ribosylation factor GTPase-activating protein AGD5-like isoform X2; this translates as MISNILKLIWKKFCKYIISQSKTILRFLLSVILLGGHIIGDCFPFLFFFSFPYVAPTSAIMNEKANVTKELNAKHRKILEGLLKLPENRECADCKAKGPRWASVNLGIFICMQCSGIHRSLGVHISKVRSATLDTWLPEQVAFIQSMGNEKANSYWEAELPPNYDRAGIENFIRAKYEEKRWIRKNGKEKSVSKIQEELATVQRQQRCDKTGHEHATNSGGSSNEQISIQRPSIKQDIPSARFSIPLPPRAPEQVRQTYVSNSESYSSTHEKVSSDVVPQQTSQKTQPIAVIESAKQVAEVAYPPKVDIATDLFDMLSMDSPNDNGAEAASVDDNSWTGFQSAQEAIAAAKTGVAKSDHRKSQSASAVEDLFKDSPSLSSSISTSSLTEKLPEDVKNDIMSLFDKSNMVSPFAMHQQQLSQLAQQQSLLMAAAAASGALKIPGDVQQGPNGSNIVNQSWPNVSYQFPGMTMPASGKTELEKYLQVGTGGATHLAGNSVPLSTSSVYPMGQNSSGNGTVPSVPSRDAATTLSSSSTQSTKECDFSSLTQGMFSKR
- the LOC104088035 gene encoding ADP-ribosylation factor GTPase-activating protein AGD5-like isoform X3, whose protein sequence is MISNILKLIWKKFCKYIISQSKTILRFLLSVILLGGHIIGDCFPFLFFFSFPYVAPTSAIMNEKANVTKELNAKHRKILEGLLKLPENRECADCKAKGPRWASVNLGIFICMQCSGIHRSLGVHISKVRSATLDTWLPEQVAFIQSMGNEKANSYWEAELPPNYDRAGIENFIRAKYEEKRWIRKNGKEKSVSKIQEELATVQRQQRCDKTGHEHATNSGGSSNEQISIQRPSIKQDIPSARFSIPLPPRAPEQVRQTYVSNSESYSSTHEKVSSDVVPQQTSQKTQPIAVIESAKQVAEVAYPPKVDIATDLFDMLSMDSPNDNGAEAASVDDNSWTGFQSAQEAIAAAKTGVAKSDHRKSQSASAVEDLFKDSPSLSSSISTSSLTEKLPEDVKNDIMSLFDKSNMVSPFAMHQQQLSQLAQQQSLLMAAAAASGALKIPGDVQQGPNGSNIVNQSWPNVGTGGATHLAGNSVPLSTSSVYPMGQNSSGNGTVPSVPSRDAATTLSSSSTQSTKECDFSSLTQDQKDILSLISVKKCMLH
- the LOC104088035 gene encoding ADP-ribosylation factor GTPase-activating protein AGD5-like isoform X5, which translates into the protein MISNILKLIWKKFCKYIISQSKTILRFLLSVILLGGHIIGDCFPFLFFFSFPYVAPTSAIMNEKANVTKELNAKHRKILEGLLKLPENRECADCKAKGPRWASVNLGIFICMQCSGIHRSLGVHISKVRSATLDTWLPEQVAFIQSMGNEKANSYWEAELPPNYDRAGIENFIRAKYEEKRWIRKNGKEKSVSKIQEELATVQRQQRCDKTGHEHATNSGGSSNEQISIQRPSIKQDIPSARFSIPLPPRAPEQTSQKTQPIAVIESAKQVAEVAYPPKVDIATDLFDMLSMDSPNDNGAEAASVDDNSWTGFQSAQEAIAAAKTGVAKSDHRKSQSASAVEDLFKDSPSLSSSISTSSLTEKLPEDVKNDIMSLFDKSNMVSPFAMHQQQLSQLAQQQSLLMAAAAASGALKIPGDVQQGPNGSNIVNQSWPNVSYQFPGMTMPASGKTELEKYLQVGTGGATHLAGNSVPLSTSSVYPMGQNSSGNGTVPSVPSRDAATTLSSSSTQSTKECDFSSLTQDQKDILSLISVKKCMLH
- the LOC104088035 gene encoding ADP-ribosylation factor GTPase-activating protein AGD5-like isoform X4, with product MISNILKLIWKKFCKYIISQSKTILRFLLSVILLGGHIIGDCFPFLFFFSFPYVAPTSAIMNEKANVTKELNAKHRKILEGLLKLPENRECADCKAKGPRWASVNLGIFICMQCSGIHRSLGVHISKVRSATLDTWLPEQVAFIQSMGNEKANSYWEAELPPNYDRAGIENFIRAKYEEKRWIRKNGKEKSVSKIQEELATVQRQQRCDKTGHEHATNSGGSSNEQISIQRPSIKQDIPSARFSIPLPPRAPEQQTSQKTQPIAVIESAKQVAEVAYPPKVDIATDLFDMLSMDSPNDNGAEAASVDDNSWTGFQSAQEAIAAAKTGVAKSDHRKSQSASAVEDLFKDSPSLSSSISTSSLTEKLPEDVKNDIMSLFDKSNMVSPFAMHQQQLSQLAQQQSLLMAAAAASGALKIPGDVQQGPNGSNIVNQSWPNVSYQFPGMTMPASGKTELEKYLQVGTGGATHLAGNSVPLSTSSVYPMGQNSSGNGTVPSVPSRDAATTLSSSSTQSTKECDFSSLTQDQKDILSLISVKKCMLH